The nucleotide sequence TCGCCCAGTTCCTGAAGGTGTATGAGGTGGCAACATCGGTACTGTCCACCCCGGAAGACTATTACCGCCTGACGCTCGCGGTTCTGGAGGAACAGGCGGAGCAAGGCATCCTCTACACAGAAACATTCCTTGCTCCGGATTTCTGCGGAAAGGGCGATGTGTCAGCTTGGCGGGAGTATCTGGCAGCGATGCAGGAAGCCGCGGACCAAGCAGAGGCGCAATTCGGAACCATCTTGCGTGGGATCGTGACGGCTGTGCGCCATTTCGGGCCCGATCAGGCGAAAGACACGGCTCTTTGCGCTGCTGAAACCGCTGGGGACTGGATCGTGGGCTTTGGGTTGGCCGGTGACGAACGTATGGGGCAAAAGCGTGATTTTGCATGGAGCTTCGATCTGGCACGCGAAGCCGGTTTGCGGCTGACCGCTCATGCGGGAGAATGGGGCGGTCCGGCATCCGTTCGAGATGCGCTGGACCATCTGCGTGTGGAACGCATCGGACACGGGGTACAGGCGATTGACGACCCTGCGCTGGTTGAACGGCTGGTTGAAGACGGCATTACGCTAGAGGTCTGCCCGGGATCCAACGTGGCCCTTGGCGTATATGGCGCATGGAATGGCCATCCGATCCAGAAGCTACGCGATGCCGGCGTTAAGGTGACCGTATCAACCGACGATCCACCATTTTTCCATACGAGCATGACGGATGAGTACGACCATCTGGCAGAGACATTCGGGTGGCAGGATGACGATTTCCGCGCCATAAACATGACTGCGGCG is from Qingshengfaniella alkalisoli and encodes:
- a CDS encoding adenosine deaminase, translating into MTDLNRIELHLHLEGAAPPSFIGGLAKEKKVDIARAFDVQGGYAFGDFAQFLKVYEVATSVLSTPEDYYRLTLAVLEEQAEQGILYTETFLAPDFCGKGDVSAWREYLAAMQEAADQAEAQFGTILRGIVTAVRHFGPDQAKDTALCAAETAGDWIVGFGLAGDERMGQKRDFAWSFDLAREAGLRLTAHAGEWGGPASVRDALDHLRVERIGHGVQAIDDPALVERLVEDGITLEVCPGSNVALGVYGAWNGHPIQKLRDAGVKVTVSTDDPPFFHTSMTDEYDHLAETFGWQDDDFRAINMTAAQSAFCDAVTRERLIKKLEPTDD